In Meiothermus ruber DSM 1279, the following proteins share a genomic window:
- a CDS encoding aspartate aminotransferase family protein translates to MTLFEQFERHINPGLAGLLRFTGLDKVESHAEGVYVWDTEGKRYLDFLGLYGTLSLGHRHPKVVAAVKAQLDKMPMSVRVMVSEPTTKLAARLAEITPGELSMVYFGNSGTEGVEAALKFARFYTGKPGFITTQGGYHGKTLGALSVTPREHYQLPARPLVPGVTVVPYGDAQAIEAAIGPDTAAVIVEPIQGEGGIRVPPEGYLREVRRITREKGVLMIADEVQTGLGRTGRLWAVDWEEVEPDILVSAKALGGGVMPISATICRPEILSIYKTEPLIHSTTFGGNPLAAAAALAAIEVTLEEDMPARALEMGQYLMAQLGSLQQAYPEFIQEVRGRGLLVGLEFTDADIGAVVVAELAARGVLTAFGLNNPKVVRLEPPLIVEKAHIDECLEALEGALKATQLAFEGVL, encoded by the coding sequence GAAGGGGTGTACGTCTGGGACACCGAAGGCAAGCGCTACCTGGACTTTTTGGGCCTGTATGGAACCCTATCCCTGGGCCACCGACACCCCAAGGTGGTGGCTGCGGTCAAGGCCCAGCTTGACAAAATGCCCATGTCGGTGCGGGTGATGGTTTCCGAACCCACCACCAAGCTGGCCGCCCGCTTAGCCGAGATCACCCCCGGCGAGCTTTCGATGGTCTATTTTGGCAACTCAGGCACCGAAGGGGTAGAGGCAGCGCTCAAATTTGCCCGCTTCTACACGGGCAAGCCTGGCTTTATCACCACCCAAGGGGGCTACCACGGCAAAACCCTGGGGGCTCTTTCGGTTACACCGCGCGAGCACTACCAGCTTCCGGCGCGGCCCCTGGTGCCGGGGGTGACGGTGGTGCCCTACGGCGATGCCCAGGCCATTGAAGCGGCCATTGGCCCCGACACCGCCGCGGTGATCGTGGAGCCCATCCAGGGTGAGGGGGGCATCCGGGTGCCGCCCGAGGGGTATCTGCGGGAGGTGCGGCGCATCACCCGTGAGAAGGGCGTGCTGATGATCGCCGACGAGGTTCAGACCGGCCTGGGCCGCACCGGCAGGCTCTGGGCGGTGGACTGGGAAGAGGTAGAACCCGACATCCTGGTGAGCGCCAAGGCCCTAGGGGGTGGGGTGATGCCCATCTCGGCCACCATCTGCCGCCCGGAAATCCTGAGCATCTACAAAACCGAGCCTTTGATTCACTCCACCACCTTTGGGGGCAACCCACTGGCTGCGGCGGCGGCGCTGGCGGCCATCGAAGTCACGCTGGAAGAGGATATGCCCGCCCGGGCCCTCGAGATGGGCCAGTACCTGATGGCGCAGCTTGGCAGCCTGCAGCAGGCCTACCCCGAGTTCATCCAGGAGGTGCGGGGCCGGGGCCTGCTGGTGGGCCTCGAGTTCACGGACGCCGATATCGGGGCGGTGGTGGTGGCCGAGCTGGCGGCGCGGGGGGTGCTGACCGCCTTTGGCCTCAACAACCCCAAGGTGGTGCGGCTGGAGCCCCCCCTGATTGTGGAGAAGGCGCACATTGACGAGTGCCTCGAGGCCCTGGAGGGGGCTTTGAAAGCCACCCAGTTGGCTTTCGAGGGAGTGCTGTAG
- the rnr gene encoding ribonuclease R — MLEQRIYEHLKQHPKKRFSLRELVRSLRLDKDEAKEALDLLVAEGKVVEPRRKLYQLPEGPGKKGLEGRLQAHAAGFAFVIPTNPDLPDLYIPKGHLGGAWHGDLVRAEPRPPGRGRDGKPWGVVVEVLERAHHQVVGRLYFKQGFAWLKPDDPRLPALKLKPEGLEGLESGARLVVRVTFPSGRKPQEPYGEFAGYLGQGDSPEVETEAIIAKYELRSVFPPEALAEAEKVAHLDPKEVARREDFRALRVFTIDGADAKDFDDAIHLELLPNGNYRVGIHIADVSHYVKEFSPLDHEAYARATSVYLPGRVLPMLPEQLSNGICSLKPHQDRLVLSVLVELTPKGRVKDYRFAEGVIRSVARLTYTEVEAFAEALEAPEKALAPAPSDWSLELQNDLKLLLGLTRTLKERRLEQGALDFRFTEVKVEVDEEGNLHLIPQKEPRARSLIEELMLLANRVVAKHLAEREIPTLFRVHEDPSEEAYNKLVAALGRLGYSLPGGEPSPKALQSILKQAEGRPEEAVVSTLLLRSLRLARYAAENLGHFGLAAEHYLHFTSPIRRYPDLVVHRVLRALLKRRVTQARKEDWAQRFPKIAEHASERERAAESAERELTKYYQCLWAQKHQGETFRGTVSGVTGFGVFVSLDNGVEGMIRLGALEDDHYEYIEELLALEGLRTKRRIRIGDEMEVKIEGANPSARQIDLVPTEKFYQTETQPEPEQPKRKKRRRGKRGKAAEAPSKAARKVVATEPKSPAPHARARSRRVVGPPEERGGFQKPVKVRAQKIYFGSWGGDQEQAPPSKAEKSGKKKRRRR, encoded by the coding sequence ATGCTAGAACAACGGATTTACGAGCACCTCAAACAGCACCCCAAAAAGCGCTTCAGTCTGCGCGAGCTGGTGCGGAGCCTGCGGCTCGACAAGGACGAGGCCAAGGAAGCCCTGGACCTGCTGGTAGCCGAGGGGAAGGTGGTCGAGCCGCGGCGCAAGCTCTACCAACTCCCCGAGGGACCGGGGAAAAAGGGCCTCGAGGGCCGCCTGCAAGCCCATGCAGCGGGTTTTGCTTTTGTGATTCCCACCAACCCCGACCTGCCCGACCTCTACATTCCCAAGGGCCACCTGGGCGGGGCCTGGCACGGCGACCTGGTACGGGCCGAGCCACGCCCACCGGGCCGCGGCCGCGACGGCAAGCCCTGGGGTGTGGTGGTGGAGGTGCTCGAGCGGGCCCATCATCAGGTGGTGGGGCGGCTGTACTTCAAGCAGGGGTTTGCCTGGCTCAAACCCGACGACCCAAGGCTGCCCGCGCTCAAGCTCAAGCCGGAGGGCCTCGAGGGCCTGGAAAGCGGGGCGCGGCTGGTGGTGCGGGTCACCTTCCCCAGCGGGCGCAAGCCGCAGGAGCCCTATGGGGAGTTCGCGGGCTACTTAGGCCAGGGGGATAGCCCCGAGGTCGAGACCGAGGCCATCATCGCCAAGTACGAGCTGAGAAGCGTCTTCCCGCCCGAAGCCCTGGCCGAAGCCGAGAAAGTGGCCCATCTGGACCCCAAAGAAGTTGCGCGCCGCGAGGACTTCCGGGCCTTGCGGGTTTTTACCATTGACGGGGCCGACGCCAAGGACTTCGACGACGCCATCCACCTCGAGCTGCTCCCCAACGGCAACTACCGCGTGGGCATTCACATCGCCGACGTCTCGCACTACGTAAAGGAGTTCTCGCCCCTCGACCACGAAGCCTATGCCCGCGCCACCAGCGTCTATCTGCCGGGGCGGGTGCTGCCCATGCTGCCCGAGCAGCTTTCCAACGGCATCTGTTCGCTCAAGCCCCACCAAGACCGGCTGGTGCTCTCGGTGCTGGTGGAGCTGACCCCCAAGGGCCGGGTCAAGGACTACCGCTTCGCCGAAGGGGTGATCCGCAGCGTGGCCCGGCTGACCTACACCGAGGTGGAGGCTTTCGCGGAGGCGCTCGAGGCCCCCGAAAAGGCCCTGGCCCCCGCCCCCTCCGACTGGAGCCTCGAGCTCCAGAACGATCTGAAGCTGCTGCTTGGGCTTACCCGCACCCTCAAGGAGCGCCGCCTGGAACAGGGCGCGCTGGATTTCCGCTTTACCGAGGTCAAGGTGGAGGTGGATGAGGAGGGCAACCTGCACCTGATCCCGCAGAAAGAGCCCAGGGCCCGCAGCCTGATCGAAGAGCTGATGCTGCTGGCCAACCGGGTGGTCGCCAAACACCTGGCCGAACGAGAGATCCCCACCCTCTTCCGCGTGCACGAAGACCCCAGCGAGGAGGCCTACAACAAGCTGGTGGCGGCCCTGGGCCGGCTGGGTTATAGCCTGCCGGGCGGTGAACCAAGCCCCAAAGCCCTGCAAAGCATCCTGAAGCAGGCCGAGGGCCGCCCCGAGGAGGCCGTGGTCTCGACCCTGCTGTTGCGCTCCTTGCGCCTGGCCCGCTACGCTGCCGAAAACCTGGGGCACTTCGGCCTGGCCGCCGAGCACTACCTGCACTTCACCAGCCCCATCCGGCGCTACCCCGACCTGGTGGTGCACCGGGTTCTGCGCGCGCTGCTCAAGCGTCGGGTGACCCAGGCCCGCAAGGAAGACTGGGCCCAGCGCTTCCCCAAAATTGCCGAGCACGCCTCGGAGCGGGAGCGGGCCGCCGAGAGTGCCGAGCGCGAGCTGACCAAGTACTACCAGTGCCTGTGGGCACAAAAGCACCAGGGCGAAACCTTCCGGGGCACGGTCTCGGGCGTAACCGGGTTTGGGGTGTTCGTGAGCCTGGACAACGGGGTGGAGGGCATGATCCGGCTGGGGGCCCTCGAGGACGACCACTACGAGTACATTGAAGAGCTGCTGGCCTTGGAGGGCCTGCGCACCAAGCGCCGCATTCGCATAGGAGACGAGATGGAAGTAAAGATAGAAGGAGCCAACCCTTCGGCGCGGCAGATTGATCTGGTGCCGACCGAAAAGTTTTACCAGACCGAAACCCAACCCGAACCCGAGCAGCCAAAGAGAAAAAAGCGCCGTAGGGGTAAGCGTGGGAAAGCCGCCGAAGCCCCCAGCAAAGCGGCGCGCAAGGTGGTGGCTACCGAACCCAAAAGCCCGGCCCCACACGCCCGGGCCCGCTCGAGGCGGGTGGTGGGCCCCCCCGAGGAACGCGGGGGCTTCCAGAAGCCGGTCAAGGTCAGGGCCCAGAAAATCTACTTTGGCTCGTGGGGGGGCGACCAGGAGCAGGCCCCACCTAGCAAAGCAGAGAAGTCCGGTAAGAAAAAGCGCCGCCGCCGCTAG
- a CDS encoding CAP domain-containing protein → MRLLLSAALMVLAACTPSPGVSYTPDDYQLVLDAVNQARAQARTCNATPYAAAPALSWNGLLGEVARQRAEYLQQSGVLSHYEGSSTTPAVATRSLQNGYHYVEIRENLAQGYEQATEAVAAWLASPQGHCETLMAPHLREMGMVRRGDYWVLVVAQPR, encoded by the coding sequence ATGCGCCTGCTATTGAGCGCCGCCCTGATGGTTTTAGCAGCCTGCACCCCCAGCCCAGGGGTTTCCTACACCCCGGACGATTATCAACTGGTGCTGGATGCCGTTAATCAGGCCCGCGCCCAGGCCCGCACCTGCAACGCCACCCCTTACGCTGCGGCCCCTGCGCTAAGCTGGAACGGTTTGCTAGGAGAAGTGGCCCGCCAGCGGGCCGAGTACCTCCAGCAGAGCGGTGTGTTGAGCCATTACGAGGGCTCGAGCACCACCCCCGCGGTTGCCACCCGCAGTCTTCAGAACGGCTACCACTACGTGGAAATTCGCGAGAACCTGGCCCAGGGCTACGAACAGGCGACCGAGGCGGTAGCAGCCTGGCTGGCGAGCCCCCAGGGCCACTGCGAGACCCTGATGGCCCCCCACCTGCGTGAGATGGGCATGGTCAGGCGGGGGGACTACTGGGTGCTGGTGGTGGCCCAGCCCCGATAG
- the coaE gene encoding dephospho-CoA kinase (Dephospho-CoA kinase (CoaE) performs the final step in coenzyme A biosynthesis.), protein MRLIGLTGSIGSGKSTVAQRLRALGVTVLDADEYAREGALVLKSEICQAFPEACAGGEVNRAALGRLVFSDPAARRRLEALLHPYVRRRMQEETEKARQAGHRLVVQDIPLLFEAGREADFAGVLVVAAPTALRKARVMARSGLSEAEFEARDRSQLPQEEKVRRATWVIWNDADLDTLHKRVEAWYREVAG, encoded by the coding sequence ATGCGCCTGATTGGCCTCACCGGAAGCATTGGGAGCGGCAAGAGCACGGTGGCCCAGCGGTTGCGGGCCCTGGGCGTGACAGTTCTGGACGCCGACGAATATGCCCGCGAAGGAGCGTTGGTGCTAAAGTCGGAGATTTGCCAGGCCTTTCCCGAGGCCTGCGCGGGTGGAGAGGTCAACCGGGCTGCGCTGGGGCGGCTGGTTTTTAGCGACCCAGCGGCCCGCCGGCGGCTCGAGGCCCTCCTCCACCCCTATGTGCGCCGGCGGATGCAGGAAGAAACCGAAAAAGCCCGGCAGGCCGGGCATCGCCTGGTGGTGCAGGATATCCCCCTGCTCTTCGAGGCCGGGCGCGAAGCGGATTTTGCCGGGGTGCTGGTGGTGGCCGCCCCCACCGCTTTGCGCAAGGCGCGTGTGATGGCCCGCAGCGGCTTAAGCGAGGCCGAGTTCGAGGCCCGCGACCGGAGCCAGCTACCCCAGGAAGAAAAGGTGCGCCGGGCCACCTGGGTGATCTGGAACGACGCCGACCTGGACACCCTGCACAAGCGGGTGGAGGCCTGGTACCGGGAGGTGGCTGGGTGA
- a CDS encoding ABC transporter substrate-binding protein has product MKLTHDWLGPLELPDNARRIVSLAPNVTETLFALGLGERVVGRSAFCYRPAATLSLPVVSSYTRVRWELLESLQPDLVLISTGVQRELLFELHRRGLPVFPVPLPQSPYGILENIAVLGALLGVSEAATGLCARLNERYQALHRALPPRRVYLEFDLGGPITAGRGSYVDEALRHLGLQNIFAEHPQSYFQPDLAEVVRREPALVIYEPKPHRSRPLEKAQRLLAERGWKYPLVVTGGDELAHYGPLFFEYLEALVGQIRGLAF; this is encoded by the coding sequence GTGAAGCTCACCCACGACTGGCTGGGGCCGCTCGAGCTGCCCGATAATGCCCGGCGCATCGTATCCCTGGCCCCCAACGTGACCGAGACCCTCTTTGCCCTGGGCCTGGGTGAGCGGGTGGTGGGGCGGAGCGCCTTCTGCTACCGGCCCGCCGCTACACTCTCCCTGCCGGTGGTCTCGAGCTACACCCGGGTGCGCTGGGAGCTGCTGGAAAGCCTCCAGCCCGACCTGGTGCTCATCAGCACCGGCGTGCAGCGGGAGCTGCTCTTTGAGCTGCACCGGCGGGGGCTGCCCGTCTTTCCCGTACCCCTGCCCCAAAGCCCCTATGGCATTCTGGAGAACATCGCGGTCCTGGGGGCCTTGCTGGGCGTGAGCGAGGCGGCCACCGGGCTTTGCGCCCGGCTAAACGAGCGCTACCAGGCTTTGCACCGGGCGCTGCCGCCCCGGCGGGTCTACCTCGAGTTCGACCTGGGCGGCCCCATCACGGCAGGCCGGGGCAGCTACGTGGACGAGGCGCTGCGGCACCTGGGTTTGCAGAACATCTTCGCCGAGCATCCCCAGAGCTACTTCCAGCCCGACCTGGCCGAGGTGGTGCGCCGGGAACCGGCGCTGGTCATCTACGAGCCCAAGCCCCACCGCTCGAGGCCCCTGGAGAAAGCCCAGCGCCTCCTGGCCGAGCGGGGCTGGAAGTACCCGCTGGTGGTCACGGGGGGCGACGAGCTGGCCCACTACGGCCCGCTGTTCTTTGAGTACCTGGAGGCCCTGGTCGGGCAGATACGGGGCTTGGCTTTCTAG
- a CDS encoding aldose 1-epimerase — translation MNLEILQNERLRLTVAPELGASVVGLELYQAGFWLPILRPTLPAALAQKHSPDTSSYVLAPYSNRIRDGRFRFGGKTYQLRPNWPDGRQTIHGEVHGRPWSAQRLDGHTLRCAFDASSLQDLNFPFPFRVEVAYRLQGDDLEISTMLTNVGTEPMPAGFGHHPYFMRRLGLSDEARISFEAQGVYLTDASCLPTQPAQALPPEFDFSRPRPLGATQLDHVFAGWKGRLQLDWPSSGWQMVLEADPIFSHLVVFTAPDGSVALEPVTHATDGFNLMSQGWDSTGVRVLEPGEEISGRLRLRLLPGG, via the coding sequence ATGAATCTAGAGATCCTGCAAAACGAGCGCCTACGTCTTACGGTTGCCCCGGAACTGGGGGCCAGCGTGGTGGGCCTCGAGCTCTACCAGGCGGGCTTCTGGCTGCCCATCCTGCGCCCTACCCTGCCTGCGGCCCTGGCACAGAAGCACTCCCCCGATACCTCGAGCTACGTCCTGGCCCCTTACTCCAACCGCATCCGGGACGGGCGCTTTCGCTTTGGCGGGAAAACCTACCAGCTTCGCCCCAACTGGCCCGATGGCCGGCAGACCATCCACGGCGAGGTACACGGGCGGCCCTGGAGCGCACAGCGCCTCGACGGGCACACCCTGCGCTGCGCTTTCGATGCTTCCAGCCTCCAAGACCTGAACTTCCCATTCCCCTTCAGGGTGGAAGTGGCCTACCGGCTGCAGGGGGATGACCTGGAAATCTCGACCATGCTGACGAATGTGGGAACTGAACCCATGCCGGCGGGTTTCGGGCACCACCCATACTTTATGCGTCGCCTGGGCCTCTCGGACGAAGCCCGGATCTCCTTCGAGGCCCAGGGCGTCTACCTGACCGATGCGAGCTGCCTTCCCACCCAGCCCGCCCAGGCCCTCCCACCGGAGTTTGACTTCTCGCGTCCAAGGCCGCTGGGGGCTACCCAGCTAGACCATGTTTTTGCTGGCTGGAAGGGGCGGCTACAACTGGACTGGCCCAGTTCGGGTTGGCAGATGGTGCTCGAGGCCGACCCCATCTTCTCACACCTGGTAGTCTTCACCGCGCCCGATGGCAGCGTGGCCCTGGAGCCCGTCACCCACGCTACCGATGGTTTCAATCTGATGAGCCAGGGCTGGGACAGTACGGGGGTGCGGGTGCTGGAGCCGGGCGAAGAGATTTCCGGCCGCCTGCGCCTGCGCCTGCTGCCCGGCGGGTAG
- a CDS encoding 50S ribosomal protein L11 methyltransferase yields the protein MHVFRLRGNFETLDIYSAALFELGARGLEEKPGEVWAYFPERIELPFPGEWQELPDTDWLEAYKRDLQPVRAGPFVVLAPWHTWEGPEKPIVIEPGMAFGTGHHETTRMALETLAERVEPGMRVLDLGTGSGILAIGAALLGAEALGIDIDPAVIPQAIENARRNQVKVQFQVGSLDEAYDPLAETAPQAPPAQPAPTPLVQGPFDLVVANLYAELHTYFAQKYRELFGICGTLILTGILAEREGIVKSALEAAGFGLLARRQEGEWVCLTYAAR from the coding sequence ATGCACGTTTTTCGCCTGCGCGGCAACTTCGAAACCCTCGATATCTACTCGGCGGCGCTGTTTGAGCTGGGCGCGCGGGGTCTGGAGGAAAAACCCGGCGAGGTCTGGGCCTACTTCCCCGAGCGCATCGAGCTGCCGTTTCCGGGGGAGTGGCAGGAGCTCCCCGATACCGACTGGCTCGAGGCCTACAAGCGCGACCTGCAGCCGGTGCGGGCCGGGCCCTTTGTGGTGCTGGCCCCCTGGCATACCTGGGAGGGCCCGGAAAAACCAATCGTCATTGAGCCGGGCATGGCCTTTGGCACCGGCCACCACGAGACCACCCGCATGGCTCTGGAAACCCTGGCTGAGCGGGTTGAACCGGGGATGCGGGTGCTGGATCTGGGCACCGGCTCGGGCATTCTGGCTATCGGGGCCGCGCTGCTGGGGGCCGAGGCGCTGGGCATCGACATCGATCCCGCGGTGATCCCCCAGGCCATCGAGAACGCACGGCGCAACCAGGTTAAGGTGCAGTTCCAGGTGGGCAGCCTGGACGAGGCCTACGACCCCCTGGCCGAGACCGCACCACAAGCCCCCCCCGCCCAGCCGGCCCCAACGCCCCTGGTGCAGGGCCCGTTCGACCTGGTGGTGGCCAACCTCTACGCCGAGCTGCACACCTACTTCGCCCAAAAATACCGGGAGCTTTTCGGCATCTGCGGAACCCTGATTCTCACCGGTATCCTGGCCGAGCGGGAGGGAATTGTGAAGAGCGCCCTCGAGGCCGCCGGCTTCGGGCTGCTGGCCCGCCGGCAGGAAGGCGAGTGGGTCTGCCTGACCTACGCCGCCCGCTGA
- a CDS encoding 16S rRNA (uracil(1498)-N(3))-methyltransferase — protein MRPHRAFVESIQPQVELVGREAHHLLDVLRAREGDWLTVFDGKGLEGRARVLQTEPGWVRLQVEETWPASKEPPQPITLYVALLKGDHLAEVARAATELGASQIVPILTQHCVVRELSEAKRQRLERIVLEAAKQCERAVVPKVQPVLQLKLIPPVEQGFVAQPRTQALLHEHFDPSKPTALLTGPEGGLGEAEVQFLQARGFTPVTLGPRILRAETAPVALLSLVTAAFGL, from the coding sequence ATGCGTCCCCATCGCGCCTTTGTGGAAAGCATCCAGCCCCAGGTCGAGCTTGTCGGGCGCGAGGCCCACCACCTGCTGGACGTGCTGCGGGCCCGCGAGGGCGACTGGCTTACAGTCTTCGATGGCAAAGGGCTGGAAGGCCGCGCCCGGGTGCTGCAAACCGAACCCGGCTGGGTTCGCCTGCAGGTCGAGGAGACCTGGCCGGCCAGCAAAGAGCCCCCCCAGCCCATCACCCTGTATGTGGCCCTGCTCAAGGGCGACCACCTGGCCGAGGTGGCGCGGGCCGCCACCGAGCTGGGAGCGAGCCAGATTGTGCCCATCCTCACCCAGCACTGTGTGGTGCGGGAGTTGAGCGAGGCCAAGCGCCAGCGCCTGGAGCGTATCGTGCTCGAGGCCGCCAAACAGTGCGAGCGCGCGGTGGTTCCAAAGGTGCAGCCGGTCTTACAGCTCAAACTGATCCCACCGGTGGAGCAGGGCTTCGTGGCCCAGCCCCGCACCCAGGCCCTGCTACACGAACATTTCGATCCCAGCAAGCCCACCGCGCTCCTCACAGGCCCCGAGGGTGGCCTGGGTGAGGCCGAGGTGCAGTTCTTGCAGGCCAGGGGCTTCACCCCGGTCACATTGGGGCCGCGTATCCTGCGGGCAGAAACCGCCCCAGTTGCGCTTTTGAGCCTGGTAACGGCGGCCTTTGGACTATGA
- a CDS encoding AEC family transporter, with protein sequence MEALLNTVVPVAFIVLMGYLVGKRIDFDLQTLSKLSIYVLVPVLIFDAMLRAKLTGASVLGITAAFFIASAGLYGAALVLSRWLRLDKGATKTLIASATFPNSGNMGLSLTFFALGQPGLDRAIVFFIASSVLMFGLGPAFLRGGGFLQSLAFTLRLPLFWALAGGLLVRGLSIPLPLGLDEGVHLLGQACIPVMLLTLGIQIARSKPEWGGFELQASALRLLAAPLLAAVAGWALGLERLDIQVLVLQSAMPIAVNAFLMAGEFGGDGPRAARAVVASSVLSFVTIPLVLLLIGVG encoded by the coding sequence ATGGAAGCCCTGCTCAACACCGTTGTTCCCGTGGCGTTCATTGTGCTCATGGGCTACCTGGTGGGCAAGCGCATCGACTTCGACCTGCAAACCCTGTCCAAACTTTCGATTTACGTGCTGGTGCCGGTGCTGATCTTCGACGCCATGCTCAGGGCCAAGCTCACCGGGGCCAGCGTGCTGGGCATTACGGCGGCCTTTTTTATAGCTTCGGCAGGGCTCTATGGGGCTGCGCTGGTGCTGAGCCGGTGGTTGCGCTTGGATAAGGGGGCAACTAAAACCCTGATTGCCTCGGCGACCTTCCCCAACTCAGGCAACATGGGCCTATCGCTCACCTTCTTTGCCCTGGGGCAGCCCGGCCTGGATCGGGCTATTGTTTTTTTTATCGCCAGCAGCGTGTTGATGTTTGGGCTGGGGCCGGCTTTTTTGCGCGGAGGTGGTTTTCTGCAAAGCCTGGCCTTCACCCTGAGGCTGCCGCTGTTCTGGGCCCTGGCGGGGGGCTTGCTGGTGCGGGGGCTGAGCATTCCCCTGCCGCTGGGGCTGGACGAGGGGGTGCACCTGCTGGGCCAGGCCTGTATTCCGGTGATGCTGCTGACGCTGGGCATCCAGATTGCTCGATCCAAGCCCGAGTGGGGTGGTTTTGAGCTGCAAGCCAGCGCTTTACGGCTCCTGGCCGCCCCCTTGCTGGCTGCGGTGGCGGGCTGGGCGCTGGGCTTGGAGCGGCTGGATATTCAGGTTTTGGTGCTCCAGAGTGCCATGCCGATCGCGGTCAATGCCTTCTTGATGGCGGGGGAGTTTGGCGGCGACGGCCCTCGAGCGGCCCGGGCGGTGGTGGCTTCCTCGGTGCTATCGTTTGTTACGATTCCTCTGGTGCTCTTGCTGATTGGGGTGGGATAA
- a CDS encoding M20 metallopeptidase family protein: MNLQEAIAEITPSLIEMRRDFHRHPELGFQEVRTSARLAEFLEGLGLEVTRGVAQTGVVARLRGANPGKTVLVRADIDALPIQENSGVPYSSQTPGVMHACGHDGHAAIAAHVAAVLARFKEQIAGEVRFAFQPAEEIVSGAKPMVEAGVLDGVDSVVGLHLYSLMPAGKVGVRPGPSMAAADAFTIQLQGKGAHAAMPHEGVDTVLMAAQLTVALQSLVSRETDPIQTAVITIATVTAGEGAHNIIPETATLKGTLRTFDAGLREKLMRRIGELSEGIAAAMGGRAAVTWLPGSPAVVNDPQMVERFRRVAREVVGEASVLEVPPVMGGDDMSEFLNRRPGVYFWLGAGDPDPSKNRPHHHPGFWIDDERSLPLGVELITRTVLDFLS; this comes from the coding sequence ATGAACCTACAAGAAGCCATCGCCGAGATCACCCCCAGTCTGATTGAGATGCGCCGGGACTTTCACCGCCATCCAGAGCTTGGTTTTCAGGAGGTGCGCACCAGCGCCAGGCTAGCCGAGTTTCTGGAGGGGCTGGGCCTCGAGGTGACCCGGGGCGTGGCCCAGACCGGGGTGGTGGCCCGGCTGCGGGGGGCGAATCCCGGAAAAACCGTGCTGGTGCGGGCGGACATCGACGCTCTGCCGATACAGGAAAACTCCGGGGTGCCCTACAGCTCCCAGACCCCCGGTGTCATGCACGCCTGCGGCCACGACGGCCACGCGGCCATTGCAGCCCATGTGGCAGCGGTGCTGGCCCGCTTCAAGGAGCAGATAGCCGGTGAGGTGCGCTTTGCCTTCCAGCCCGCCGAAGAGATTGTATCGGGCGCGAAGCCCATGGTGGAGGCCGGGGTGCTGGACGGGGTGGACTCGGTGGTGGGGCTTCACCTGTACAGCCTGATGCCAGCGGGTAAGGTGGGGGTGCGACCGGGCCCTTCCATGGCCGCCGCCGATGCTTTTACCATTCAGCTACAGGGCAAAGGGGCGCATGCAGCCATGCCCCACGAGGGCGTGGATACGGTTTTGATGGCGGCCCAGCTCACGGTGGCGCTGCAAAGCCTGGTCAGCCGCGAGACCGACCCCATCCAGACCGCTGTGATCACCATTGCCACGGTTACGGCAGGGGAGGGCGCCCACAACATCATCCCCGAGACGGCTACGCTCAAAGGCACCCTGCGCACCTTTGATGCAGGCCTGCGGGAAAAGCTCATGCGGCGCATTGGCGAGCTTTCGGAAGGAATTGCCGCGGCCATGGGTGGGCGGGCCGCTGTAACCTGGCTACCCGGATCGCCGGCGGTGGTCAACGACCCCCAGATGGTCGAACGTTTCCGGCGGGTGGCCCGAGAGGTGGTAGGGGAGGCCTCGGTGCTGGAAGTGCCCCCTGTGATGGGGGGCGACGATATGTCGGAGTTTCTTAACCGCCGCCCCGGGGTGTACTTCTGGCTGGGGGCCGGCGACCCCGACCCCAGCAAGAACCGACCCCATCACCACCCGGGCTTCTGGATTGACGACGAGCGCTCGCTGCCCCTGGGTGTTGAGCTGATCACCCGTACAGTGCTGGATTTCCTGTCCTAG